Below is a genomic region from Drosophila albomicans strain 15112-1751.03 chromosome 2R, ASM965048v2, whole genome shotgun sequence.
CATACATGGTTTTGTTTAcatcatatttaattaaacataataaatacatatctaagcatataaatatatatacgtgtgtatattaatacaaatatatttatatatttatagatatttaaCAGATAATACATCCACTTGTTACGTCCACACTAAACATTGGGCCTCCCGTCCGCCGAATGATCCGGCAGACTCAACAGTAGTACAAGtgatacaaaaatacataatgaATAAACCCAATCACAGTACAAAACTCAAGTGATGCCAATAACTCCTCTTGCAATCTTCTCTCTTGTCGTATTACAAAATGTgaattcgtttcgtttcatttgctgttttttAGATAGAAATTTCGCTAGATTTTCACGAGCCAATAGTCACGTTCCTTAATTCGATTTAGCCGAATAGGGACTGGTTGAGCCAACCGAAGGcggtgtgggcgtggcaccaCTGCGTATGCCATCCCCTTCACAAACGTATTTGCCTAAAGAGACGAGAGATGCAATGGAGTAAATTCCATTTCATTATCGTCGTTGAATTCACTTACCTGACACAAAACGCCGCTTGACCAAGGACAAACGATAGCCACTTCCTTGCAGCTCGAATTCGATGCCTGAAAGTGTGGTGCCCTCGCAATTGAACTGTGTGGCCAGCATGGCCGGTGTGGAGGGACCATCGTTGAGCTCCAGCCGAGCACGCAGCGTGCCAACGCCGCCATCCTGTGAATTCTGCGAAATGTCCGTGAAGTTCCACACCAAACGATTCGATTCGCCCAACCTAAAAAGGTAATTGAAAAGGCTAAGTATGGAAAGTAAGAGTTATAGTTACGAGCTACTTACCAGGACGAATGCGGCTTTGATTGCACATTGCGCACGGAACCATTAACCGGCACAGAGAGTGTTACATTCAGCAGCGGCGAGGCGCTGGCCATGGCATGATTATTGTACTTGTAGTCAACTTTAAGCGCCGTGTAGCTGGGCTCGCACTTCCAATAGCTGACCAGCTGGAACGGACACGAGCTGGCGCCCGGTTTGGTGCGCACCTGATACTTGAGTATGTCGACGTTAAAGTACGAGGCATTCGGATTGTTCTCCGCCTGACGACGCAACAAAGCCGTCAACGCTGGCATATTGAACTCCAGCAGCGTGCTCATCGCGCTCGACTGTTGGCGATCGCTGTgttaattatagaaattaataaaagttgaCAATCATAGATCAAACATTACTCTACTTACATCTGAACCAACTTGCCGTTGGGCACCAGGTTATCCAGATTTTGTACTTGTTTAATGCGAAAGCCCAGCTTGGCTGGATTTGGATTATTGGCTAGCAAACCGGCAATGCCGGCTGGGAATGATAGCATCATATCACCGGACACCTTCACCTGGCAACGCGACTCATCGCTGCCTCTGAAATAGGCGTGGATTATCTCATGGAATGCAACCGCCAGCGGTATTGTGTCCGATATGCCAATCGTCAGCGGCGACGGACCACGCGACGATCCCATGCCCCCAATGGCCGTTCGGAACTCCAGACTGCCAATGCTGTCCGCTCGATTCATTGCTGGCGCTGGACTCATCCGACCACGTCCCACTGTCGCActgccagctgcagctgttgccgctgtgCCAATGGCAATCATATCCGAGCGACGTGAGGGGGGACGCGGTATAACAATGCTGCTTCCACCAGCTGATGTGGGTGTGGGTATCTGACGACCTGGCGGCTTGCTCAGTGTAGCCGATGGCGGCGCCGAGGCACTCATTTCACCCAGCTCCGAGAATATGTCGCCCAGATCCGCGTAGCGATTGTGACTCGCattgttggcattgttgttggaGAGCGTCGGACTCTGCAGCGGTGCATACGGATGCACGCTGGCGGTAGGCGTTGAAGCATTGGAAATCTCTGGCGATTGTTGGCGCGAGACTACTGCTCCACGTGTGCCACCTTGCAACTGTTGGCTGTGATGCTGTGGGGgttaaaatatagaaatagttGAATAAATCAAGCGTATAAATTGTAGTTACATTTAAAAGGCCAACAAGAGTGCGTGGAAACGTTCTAAAACGGAATTCAACTGCGTTGGAGACACATAAATGGCGTCACCAAATTTGGCAGCTTTAACGCTCATAGTTTTTAACAAATGAGTATTTAaacaaacggacagacagccagacaaaTTGTTTACTAACCGCAAATACGCCAGTGGGCGACAGCGAGATGTTCTCCACCGTTGCTCTTAACTCATCCACGCTGGCCGAAATGGGCGCTTGTCCATTGTTCAGTGGCTTTATCTTAACATGAATGCGTCGCTTGTCGTTCTCTGAATCCGTATCCGAGTCGGAGTAAAAGCTTCCAGCTGCTGAATTACGTGAGCTTTGAGTATGCAGcatagcatttaaaatatgattttgtCTTACACTTATCGTGGCCCTCCTCCCAAGCAATTTCCTTGGCTGGCTGTATGCTGAATCCTTCCTCATCCACCTCATAACCACCACCGCTGGCATTGGCCGCATTTGCTGTGCCCGTTGTTGACGAGCTCGCTGCCCCAGCTCCTGAGGTGTTGCTGGTATTGGCCAAACCATTGCCAGTGGCGCCCGTTCCAATTGCACCGCCTACACTGCCACCCATGCTGCTGACACCCGCCGAATCGACGCTGCCTTGAGCCGAGGTGGCAGACAAGGCAGCCAAGCCGCCTCCAGCACTGCTGCCACTTGAGTTTTGAGTTTTCATACTGCGTCCATGATCATCATAGTCCAAGAGTGTGTTATTGGCTCGCTCCGCGCTGCAGCAAAGAATGAGTTACTATGCCGTTTAATAGTTAATATTAGATAACTCACCTGGTTAGACGCTCCTCCTGCTTATTGTCAGCGGCCTCGTtgtctttcttcttctttgactttttggtttttgccttGTCGCGTCTACTACGCAAAATGCCCGAAACTGCAGCGAGATTATCcataaaacaaagaaaagttAGAATTTGAATCTCTACTAAACTGTTGAACAAACATTAAGTACATAAACATTAAACTAACGCTGCActtaaaaacaacacaaatttaatGTGCAGTATCTAATTAGAAAGAGGAATTTAAGAATGTTATGTGAATATGCTATACTAATCGGGATCATAAAGTATAGAATTGCATAACGATCAAGAGAGATTCTGATGACAAAGTTTAGTGCGAAATTTAAGATATGCCTGAAAAGGGAGGGACTTTTTCAATGAACTCAAACACCGCCATAAGTTATAACGAATGATTAGATGAAGATGTTACAAAATTGTGAGTGAATGCTCAATGCTTGCGGGAACTTGTACTTAAACTAAATACACATGCAAGAGGTGTGAAAATTAATATGTACATTCATGTCTGTAGAATCTGAGGGAGGGGGAATTGATTTGGGAGGTATTCACTTTACGTTCATGTTGGTATTTACATTTACCCTGAGAGTTCGatgtgaatatatttaaaagtgacGTTGTACGTCTGgacgttgttgctgttgttgttgttgttgtcgtggccCCATTGTTGCCCACTGCagtctgttgttgctgttgctgatgattgAGATGATCTTGCTCGTTTAATGATTTCGATAATTGCTGCTCGCTTGTCGTTGCATTCATTTGCTTTCGACCATCTACATTTGCAGTTGGTGTTAAGACCTCATGCGGctcgtgttgctgttgttgttgttgctgatctAAAGTTGTGATTTCAATTAGTTTTGATCGGTGGTGCATAGAtgattgaatttaaatttgaatgaattgCATGATGATCAGGATGATGTCGTGACACAAAAAGCAAGCGTGTTGAGTTGTGTAATTCAGTGTAGTGGTTGTTGTGTAGTTTAGCGGTTGTTGTGTAGTTTAGTGTTTGAGTTTGTTAATATTGTTAGTATTGTTAACAagagtgtgttttgtgtgcgtAAAAAAAGCGTGGGGTAGATTAACCTGGGACATTGGCTGAGTGTTTGAGTGTACATTTCGAAAAGTATAACATAagacataaataataataacaaaaatttaacataaattaaaaacaataacttATTGAAAACTATAAACTAAGGACGTAATTATTtagcatttatatttacaacaCCAAGCATTAGGTGATAAATGGCACCAACTTCAATAGTCTATAAGATGGAAATGCCAGACAATCATGTTTATGCACTTGAATGATCGGTTGTAAGACAGTTGTACAtaaacaatacacaaaatacaaaaagagacagacagacagaaaaagGCAGAGAAACTTCAACCcttaataagaaaattaaagaaagaaaagaaaaaaataatagaatgaACCTTGATTATCCTGATGCTCAGAGTTAGGGGAATTTTTGTTGGTGACATTGGTGGTGAAATTAATCGTGCcagttgttgtgttgttcGTGTTCGAATTGacacttgttgctgttgttgtgatgaTATTcgtgttgttgtaattgttgttgttggcactgttgctgttgccaggCATACCGAAATTCGCAGTGCTGGTactttgctgttgcagctgctgtttgttggctgttggcatAAACCACGAGCGCAGACTCTTCACCGTTGACGTTGTGCCACTGGCTGCGGCCGGTTGTGCACCTAGTGTTTCGGGTGAAGTGGGTCGAGGCGATGACAGCGCACCGCCACTGCCCAGCATCGCATCATCCGCATACGGAATACTACCGCTGGCCGCGCTGCCGCTGCCCAGCGATATGCCAGCCAAAGCATCGCCCCCAGCAccgctgccaccgccgcctcGTTGATCCATTGACACCAAACTGCCCgaggcagctgcagcggcgCCACCAGCACGTAATGCAGCTTGAATGCTAGTTGCCGAGTTCGAATTGGATGCGGCAGCAGACGCCTGCTGTGGCTGCAATCGTGATCCGCCCGACAGCGTGACAAATTCCAATTCGAGCATTTCTGTAAATAGCATTTGAGTGTTATGGCATCAATTGACATTTGACCCGTCAATTAATCAACATACCAGGCTTCTCGAGACCCGTGTATTTGTTCAACACGAACTGCTCCAGCAGCTTGTCCACAGACATGTCCACAAACTGTCGCTTAAAATCGGAATGCACTTGGCCGACCATGTCGTGATTGTTCTGCAGCATCTCCAAGTACGTAGACAGAAACTCCTTCATCTGCCGCAAGTGCACCTCCTCGATCTCTTGAAAGCGCTGTTCAAAATTGAGTTGGTTATAATTAATACTTTTCAAATGcatattgcatattaaatttaccTTGCATGTTTGTGTCATGCGACGCTCGAATTCGTTTTTAATCGGATTATGCTTGTCGAGCAGCGCTTTGTACTCCTCTTGCAGTTTCTTCAGCTTGCTTTCCAGCTTCTCGGCATCCTTGTGCGAGCCGTTATCCTTGCGCAACTTCTCCAATTCCTGCACCTTGCTGGCATACAAATCGCGCAGCTTTTGCACCGCCACCGTCGATGTTTGTATCGCTTGCACGCACTCGAGCGTCTGCGACTCCTCGTCCTTGACGCACTTGTGCTTCTTATGCAGCTCATCGGCATACTTGGCCACATCCTTGACCAGCTCTGTGAGCTTTTGCACCATCTGCATGTGCAGCGTGGACAACTTCTCGGCCGAGGTGCGCAGTATGGTCCAAACTGGAGCAAAGGTGCTGTTCAATGTGCCTGTGCTGGCTTTGTGCGCCAGCTTCGACATCATCTTTGAATTTTGCTCCTCAATGTTGGATTTCTCACGCAAGAATTCGGACAGCTCCTTGCTGGCCACCAGTCCGAATTTCATATTGTGATAGAGCACATCGAATCCATTGTTCTTCTCCCCCTATAATGTATAAATCGAATTAgtcatttatttagttgaaCTCTTGTTCATTTGCTGCTTACCCAAAAATAATCGTTAAAATCCACCGTCATTTTGAATGCTTTCTTTTAAATGCTTCGATTAGAAAATATGTCGCAGGCTTTGCCTTTTATGTGGTTGATTGGATTTTCGTCTTCTGCTTAGTTAATTAATTGACTTGGATTCCCAATCCATATGCCCCCTAGTGGTGCAATGTCGAGCACAGTGGCactttggctggctggcaggcagagctcatcatcatcattgtcagTGTCGCCCTCGGCGTGCTTAGGAAGCATTGGTTGCAGGTGCTCCTCCCTTGTGACTGCAAAGAAATAAGAGTTTGAAATCATCAATTAGTATTGTAAGCATTAGATTAATTAGAAATTGGATAGCACTATAAAAAGATGCTcttattcttaatatttcGTAGCAACTGAACAACTTTTCAACTCACAACCTAGAGGCTGGATAAAATTAAGTCACTCAAAAAGAAGGCGGAGTAAATGCTTCCATTCAGGATAGACTCAgttagttttattaatatattaagtaCTTATGGTAATACATGATTAGTTTGAATAGCGCACAGATTATGAGTTGTGGCATATAATATCTAAGCTTAAGAGCATTCAAACTCCGCCCTGTAACTTGGCAGTTTCCTGGTCAATGCGTTCCTCCAGCGCGCGTGTTAAAATGGTGCAGCAGTCCTTGATGGCATGATAGATGATATTCTTAATCTGTAGCTTATCCTCATGATTGGTGTGCGAGTGCGAGAGCCGTCTGAACTCGTGTGTGAGATGATAGCAGTGCGTAATATTCTCTGGCGACACAAAATCCTCAGCAACTTTGATGCAATTGTGGAGATTTTGCACCTGATGCGGAGCACCAGCTGGTATAAAAACAGCATCGCCCAGACACTGGACAATCGGATAACCCTCCACGCCGTACTCCTTGAACAAACGAGCACGCAACTTATCATCCAGATACCAATTCTGATCGTGTATGGGATCATGATCCGGCTCGAGACGAAAGCCTTTCTCCAAGGTGACGCGATTCAGCAGATCACGTATTTTGTCTGCATCGCGTGCCGGAAAAATGTGCCACAATGCGCCTGGCAACACATCCGGCGATTGGCAGCGTGCTCGCGTGATATAATCACAGCCACCCAAGGCAATGGCACGCTGAGTGGCCGCCAGCTGTGGCTTGCTATCCTCATCTGTGGGGATGCCCACATAGACCATAATATTGACGGCATCTGAGATGTCCAGATGCAAGTTGGTTGTGCCTTTATCCGGATGTAGTGCCGAGCCATAGGCATTGTACATCTTGGGTCCCAAATCAGGTGGCACAAACATCTTGGGCAAGCAGCTGGCAATGTTAAGATTGCCGGTGCGCAAAGTGTACTCCGGCATGGGTAATCCACGCATCAGATCCGCAAAGCGAGTGGGTAAGATCTCGGCGAAATCATCGCCTGGTGGCCAATCCTTTAGCTTGAGCAGCATGGGTTTGCCATTGGCATCCAGCAGACGCTTATGCATGCACTGAAATCCCTCCCAGAAGTGACGCATCGGTTGATTGGGCACCAGATTGCCATTGAGACAATTGATCAAATCGTTGGGCTTATCGCCAAAGTCGCGACAAAACGCCTGCGGATGCCACAAATCCAAATTGAGTGATCGCGCCACTTCCGAGATCATCACAGGCTGTCCACATTTCCACACCTCCTGGTATAGCACGCGATTGTCCGGATGCATGGGGTCCGTGAGACGCAACAGTTTGCCATCACAGAGCCACTCGTGTGGCACGCCAGGCGCCAGTTGCGTCGAGTGTGCCAGCGTCATGGCACGTGGTGGCAGGAAACGACGCAATCCCGCGAGACCTTTGCGCAAAAAGTTAATGTGCTTGAAATTGTCAAAAGCGCTCGTTATGGGATCCTTGCCGAGTGTCTCCTTGGTCCACACTCGCCCTGGTACATAGTCAATGCCATGCTGCCGAGCAAACTCCAATTTCTTGGCATGCAACAACTCcaatcgctgctgctgttgcagtgtTTGCGCCGTTGCCAGCGAGGAGGCGCTCGTCTGTTGTTTTAGCTGCGACTCCTTAATCATATCCTCAATAAACTGAGTCAGCTCCTCGTCCTTGACCTGCTGCTTGCTTAGCAAACAGCCGCAAACCTGCGGCACCTGCCACAGCATTCGTACCTCGTGCAACAAACGACCAAGCACATTAAGTGCATCCCCAGCTATGATTTGAGTCAACATCAGTTCCGACAGCGaatgcttctgctgcttttcGTCGGTGCAGAGCAACCATTGATGCTCGTCGTTTCCACGTTGGGTCTCAATGCGCCGCTTCACTTGCAGGCCTTCCTTGCGATCCTTGAAACAATCGATGCACACACCAAAGCCGCACTTGTTGCACGTCCAGTGGTAATTGAAGAGGGTAGTGTCACACACATCGCATATCTCTCGAATCCCTTGCACCGCCTTCTTCCATGCAATCGTGCCATCGGGATTCTCGTGCAGCTTCAACGCCTCCGCCTCCTGGCGCCACAAATAGCAAAACTGATCGCCAGCATGTAGCAAAATGTAGCGACATACTTGGATATCCATATAGCCAGCTGTAGGCGCCGTTTTACCGTCGGGCTGCCAAATGCTGTAGTCATCGCTAGTCGGCTCCTGATACGGATTGGGAAAGCCTGCCACGCTCAGTTCTCCTGCCTCATTGTACTGCAGACGTCGAAACTCGTAGAATCGACAGTATATGTCATTGTTATTActgttactgctgttgttgttgctgctaatgTTGCCGCTGCTTAGTGTGGCAGCTTGCAGCccatgacgacgacgacactcGCGGCACTTCGGGGTCTTGGATTCCTGCAGCTTAAAGCAAGGCAAGTGCTGTAAGAAGATGCTACAATTGGCGCGATATTCTTGatccagctgctgctcttcagCGGTCAGTTCAATGGCATTGCTTTCTTGTAGCttcggctgctgttgttccaTGTTGCCCCTTCCACTTGTTGCATCATCtgcttgtgcttgttgttgcggttgttgttgttccaaATTAGCACGcttattgctgctgcagctttcATTCGATATGCGGATCTCAATAATGGATTTTGGTTCCGGGCGTGTTGACGAGAGCGAAGCATTCGACAAGGCGCGCTTGCGACAATTATCGggcagcgttgccagacttAGATTATCTGCTGTTTGTGACATTGCTCACACTGTGCACGCGAGTATTCAGCGAAgatgggagagagagagagagaaaaagcaTAATATGAACATCTCATAATAAGCCAGCTTATTACAGTTTTGGATTTGTAGCCAGCCGGCTTTATTAAGTACTGCAACAAATTCACTATCGATAAAACTGTCATAGTCAGCAGTCATCGAGCAGCGACGcattatttgttgtaaaaaCCGTTACTATTACTATCACTTGCACTTTTTTCCATTAGCCAAAtcatattcatacatatatacatatgtgtgtgttgtctttATTGATAATGAGAGTCGGCTTATCtatgaaattaaaacataaGTTATCAGAGTAAAGTGCAAAGAAACAAGGTCAGAGACTCGAGCAATAATTTATCATTGAATTAAAGGGGCGGTTGATTAGAaacttaaaatgtataaacatttaaacatatacatatttatgtacttAACTTCACATTTGTCGGCCTGATAAGCCTAATACATTAATGCAAACACCCCCAATATGAAAACCATTGAATTAGCaattatcacacacacacacaactatgtaaatatatgtttgctgaaaaaaattaaaaaaaaaaaaaaaataatgaggTTTTATCTTTTCCCACTTtaagtaaatttcaaatatttacatatataaaaatgaatgtgTTGATTACAGCAATTAGCTGCAATTTGAACGTTTTTCCTTCTCTTGATTCTCTccatctatctctctcttcctcGTACACACACTACAAGTTGCAACAAGTGTCACTGTCATTTgcagtatatcgataaatgttCTGCACTTGCACTTTGCAATCGATTACTAAGGTGCGGAAAAATCCGATTAGGGTCAGGTCAAGCTGAACTTTGTTTAACCACTTGGGTTACATAAATCCAATAAGCATGCACACGCAcgctgtttttctttttcgttttaaacCTTGGATGATACACAACACTTATAcacttactcacacacacatgaataCTCTTGTGGCACTGGCGATAATGTTTTGGGCGTGAACCGCAATGAAGCCGCAGCTACGGCTCGTTCGCCTTATCGATGTTTGggactgcacacacacatacacgaagGCAAACAGagaattacaaaacaaatgaacCGTTGCTTGTATTTTAGTACTTGCCCTCTGCTGAATTGATGAATCAATTCACTCTTTCATTGACctttcaatttaattggcaCCAAGAACTCATATTACATAGAATTGTCGTCACTCCAAggcattaaaatcaataaataacaatgCCAACGACATTTATTAGAAATAGTACGAGAGTATgctaaatataataagaatAGGATGTCAGCCACTTCAGTTCTAACTTTATTCTACGAATATTATATTACGTGcgcaaaatcaaattaaatttttaagccGCCTGATAACACACTAAAACACTACCTTTTATATCATAAACACAGCAGACGCTCGACAACACTGGTCATGGATTACTACATCGCTACTCACCCTACTACCTTTTTAACGTGTGTTGTTTTGTCAATGAGTCGAAATTTTTTGCACAACCATTTTTCAGGCTCttgtatgtataataattcaaCGCAAACTTGTGAGCAGTTTGCGAATTCACTTTAGGTTTAACCACTCTCATTTAGAGCAGCCCATCAGATATGGGGGCTCTAgaatttttatcaatttaaattgtgtacttaatataacaaacacaccaatacacacacaacacgtACGTTTCCCTTACATTCACACATTCTTAGTTGAACGATCTAGCGTTCCAGCATACGAAGTATGCATAGTATGGgtgtatatttgtatgcaCGCACGCACGCATACATGCATAAGCAAGTGTATGGAAGGGGCAGAATATAAAACAAGCAAATTTTCACGGAACTATTTATATGCAATTTTCTCAACGATTTTCACTTACGttttattgttgaatattaCCAGCACACTAGCACATTcgttttacaatttattagcATTTAGATGTCGAATTATTTCTGTAACAAAATTCAACTTTTCTGCACcaacgcacacatacac
It encodes:
- the LOC117576441 gene encoding lysine-specific demethylase 3A-A, coding for MSQTADNLSLATLPDNCRKRALSNASLSSTRPEPKSIIEIRISNESCSSNKRANLEQQQPQQQAQADDATSGRGNMEQQQPKLQESNAIELTAEEQQLDQEYRANCSIFLQHLPCFKLQESKTPKCRECRRRHGLQAATLSSGNISSNNNSSNSNNNDIYCRFYEFRRLQYNEAGELSVAGFPNPYQEPTSDDYSIWQPDGKTAPTAGYMDIQVCRYILLHAGDQFCYLWRQEAEALKLHENPDGTIAWKKAVQGIREICDVCDTTLFNYHWTCNKCGFGVCIDCFKDRKEGLQVKRRIETQRGNDEHQWLLCTDEKQQKHSLSELMLTQIIAGDALNVLGRLLHEVRMLWQVPQVCGCLLSKQQVKDEELTQFIEDMIKESQLKQQTSASSLATAQTLQQQQRLELLHAKKLEFARQHGIDYVPGRVWTKETLGKDPITSAFDNFKHINFLRKGLAGLRRFLPPRAMTLAHSTQLAPGVPHEWLCDGKLLRLTDPMHPDNRVLYQEVWKCGQPVMISEVARSLNLDLWHPQAFCRDFGDKPNDLINCLNGNLVPNQPMRHFWEGFQCMHKRLLDANGKPMLLKLKDWPPGDDFAEILPTRFADLMRGLPMPEYTLRTGNLNIASCLPKMFVPPDLGPKMYNAYGSALHPDKGTTNLHLDISDAVNIMVYVGIPTDEDSKPQLAATQRAIALGGCDYITRARCQSPDVLPGALWHIFPARDADKIRDLLNRVTLEKGFRLEPDHDPIHDQNWYLDDKLRARLFKEYGVEGYPIVQCLGDAVFIPAGAPHQVQNLHNCIKVAEDFVSPENITHCYHLTHEFRRLSHSHTNHEDKLQIKNIIYHAIKDCCTILTRALEERIDQETAKLQGGV